From Cervus canadensis isolate Bull #8, Minnesota chromosome 28, ASM1932006v1, whole genome shotgun sequence, one genomic window encodes:
- the LOC122430030 gene encoding olfactory receptor 12D2-like → MLNQTSVTEFFLLGVTDTEVLQPVLFTVFLTIYFLNLAGNGAILIVVISDPRLHSPMYFFLGNLSCLDICYSTVTLPKMLENFLSTHKAISFLGCISQLHFFHFLGSTEAMLVPVMAFDRFVAICKPLRYTVIMSHQVCTQMAVTIWITGFFHALLHSVMTSRLNFCGSNHIHHFFCDVKPLLKLACGNIELNQWLLNNVTGTFAMGSFFLTLLSYFYIITYLFFKTHSCSMLHKALSTCASHFMVVVLLFGPVFFIYIRPASGSSMDQERIIAIMYSVVTPVLNPLIYTLRNKEVKEALRRMIRRKV, encoded by the coding sequence ATGCTGAATCAAACCTCAGTCACTGAATTTTTCCTCCTGGGAGTGACAGACACCGAAGTACTGCAGCCAGTTCTCTTCACAGTTTTCCTTACAATTTACTTTCTCAATTTGGCTGGAAATGGAGCCATCCTGATAGTTGTCATCTCTGATCCAAGACTTCATTCCcctatgtattttttcctgggaaaccTGTCATGTCTAGATATCTGCTATTCCACGGTGACTCTGCCAAAGATGCTGGAGAACTTCCTCTCTACACACAAAGCAATTTCTTTCTTGGGATGCATAAGCCAGCTTCATTTCTTCCACTTTCTGGGTAGTACAGAGGCCATGCTGGTGCCCGTGATGGCCTTTGACCGCTTTGTAGCTATCTGCAAACCACTTCGTTACACTGTTATCATGAGTCATCAGGTCTGTACCCAGATGGCTGTCACTATCTGGATCACTGGTTTTTTCCATGCCCTGCTGCACTCAGTAATGACATCTCGCTTAAACTTCTGTGGTTCCAACCATATCCATCACTTCTTCTGTGATGTTAAGCCATTGCTCAAACTGGCCTGTGGGAACATTGAGCTCAACCAGTGGCTGCTCAATAATGTCACGGGGACTTTTGCCATGGGCTCATTCTTTCTAACACTTCTCTCCTATTTCTATATCATTACTTATCTTTTCTTTAAGACCCATTCTTGCAGCATGCTTCATAAAGCACTGTCCACATGTGCCTCTCACTTCATGGTAGTTGTTCTTTTATTTGGTcctgtttttttcatttacattcgTCCTGCCTCAGGTAGCTCAATGGACCAGGAACGGATCATTGCTATTATGTACAGTGTGGTCACTCCTGTACTAAATCCACTGATCTATACTTTGAGGAACAAAGAAGTGAAGGAGGCCTTGAGGAGGATGATCAGAAGGAAGGTCTGA
- the LOC122429950 gene encoding olfactory receptor 12D2-like has protein sequence MLNQTSITEFLLLGMTDIQELQSFLFVIILIIYFVSVTGNGAILIVIISDPRLHSPMYFFLGNLSCLDICYSTVTLPKMLENFLSTRKAISFLGCISQLHFFHFLGSTEVMLLAVMAFDRFVAICKPLRYTVIMNHQVCTQMAVTVWIIGFFHALLHSVMTSRLNFCGSNHIHHFFCDVKPLLELACGNTDLNEWLLHTVTETIAMGSFFLTLLSYFYIIIYLFFKTHSCSMLRKALSTCASHFMLVVLLFGPVFFIYIRPASGSSMDQDRTVAIMYSVVTPVLNPLIYTLRNKEVKGALRRVIRRSP, from the coding sequence atgctGAACCAAACTTCAATCACTGAATTTCTTCTCTTGGGAATGACAGACATCCAGGAACTGcagtcttttctctttgttattaTTCTTATAATTTACTTTGTCAGTGTGACTGGAAATGGAGCCATCCTGATAGTCATCATCTCTGATCCAAGACTTCATTCtcctatgtattttttcctgggaaaccTGTCATGTCTAGATATCTGCTACTCCACGGTGACTCTGCCAAAGATGCTGGAGAACTTCCTCTCTACACGCAAAGCAATTTCTTTCTTGGGATGCATAAGCCAGCTTCATTTCTTCCACTTCCTGGGCAGCACAGAAGTCATGTTGTTGGCTGTGATGGCCTTTGATCGCTTTGTAGCTATTTGCAAACCACTTCGTTACACTGTTATCATGAATCATCAGGTCTGTACCCAGATGGCTGTCACTGTCTGGATCATTGGTTTCTTCCATGCCCTGCTGCACTCAGTAATGACATCTCGCTTAAACTTCTGTGGTTCCAACCACATCCATCACTTCTTCTGTGATGTTAAGCCATTGCTGGAGTTGGCCTGTGGGAACACTGACCTCAATGAGTGGCTACTTCATACTGTCACAGAGACCATTGCCATGGGCTCATTCTTTCTAACGCTTCTCTCCTATTTCTACATTATTATCTATCTTTTCTTCAAGACTCATTCTTGCAGCATGCTTCGTAAAGCACTGTCTACTTGTGCCTCCCACTTCATGTTGGTTGTTCTTTTATTTGGCcctgtttttttcatttacattcgTCCTGCCTCAGGTAGCTCCATGGACCAGGACCGGACTGTTGCCATTATGTACAGTGTGGTCACTCCTGTGCTAAATCCACTGATCTATACTTTGAGGAACAAGGAAGTAAAGGGGGCCTTGAGGAGGGTGATCCGAAGGAGTCCCTGA